Proteins encoded together in one Desulfovibrio sp. UCD-KL4C window:
- a CDS encoding flagellin, whose amino-acid sequence MSLVINHNMMAMNANRNLGAAYDSLGVSTRRLSSGLRVGTAADDAAGLAIRELMRADVKTLNQGIRNANDAISMIQTADGALGVIDEKLIRMKELATQAATGTYNSDQRLIIDSEYQAMASEITRIANATDFNGIHLLNGNLSGANSAHNGNGITSTGPVKVHFGSGNDSAEDYYYVSINTSTASALGVGLAANNSISTQALAQQSLDKLNNAIISKDKIRANLGALQNRLENTITNLSVQAENVQASESRISDVDVATEMTEFTKNQILTQAAVAMLGQANGMPRLAMQLIGG is encoded by the coding sequence ATGTCGCTCGTAATTAATCACAACATGATGGCCATGAATGCTAACCGTAACCTTGGTGCTGCTTATGATAGTCTTGGGGTCTCAACCCGCAGATTGTCATCCGGACTTCGTGTCGGAACAGCCGCAGATGACGCAGCGGGTCTCGCAATTCGCGAACTTATGCGTGCTGATGTTAAGACTTTGAACCAGGGTATTCGTAACGCTAACGATGCTATCTCCATGATCCAGACCGCTGATGGCGCTCTTGGTGTCATTGATGAAAAGTTGATCCGCATGAAGGAACTTGCAACTCAGGCAGCTACCGGTACTTATAACTCTGACCAGCGCCTTATTATCGACTCTGAATATCAGGCAATGGCTTCAGAAATTACTCGTATCGCTAATGCAACTGACTTCAACGGGATTCATCTTCTTAATGGTAACTTATCAGGTGCAAACTCTGCTCATAATGGTAACGGAATTACTTCTACAGGTCCTGTTAAGGTCCATTTCGGTTCAGGTAATGATAGTGCGGAAGATTATTACTACGTATCTATCAATACTTCTACCGCTTCTGCCCTTGGTGTCGGACTTGCAGCTAATAACTCCATCTCCACACAGGCTCTGGCTCAGCAGTCCCTTGATAAGTTGAATAATGCGATCATATCCAAGGATAAGATCCGTGCAAATCTAGGTGCTCTCCAGAACAGACTGGAAAATACTATTACCAACCTCTCGGTTCAGGCTGAAAACGTTCAGGCTTCAGAGTCACGCATCTCTGATGTCGACGTTGCGACTGAAATGACTGAGTTCACTAAAAACCAGATCTTAACTCAGGCAGCAGTAGCAATGCTTGGACAGGCTAACGGTATGCCTAGACTAGCAATGCAGCTC